CCTCGATCTGGTCGATGCACACCGCCACGGCCGCCATGGTCCCCCAGCCGAGGCCGAACGCGAGCGCGAACAACGCGCCCAGCGACCTGAACCGCAGACCGCGGTTGGTCGATCGACCCGTCATGGTTGGCGACCGACGACCGACGACGGGAGGCGCGGCAGACATGACGTCCCCCTCCTTCTGCTCTCGACCCGGTCAAGGCTCCCCGCCAGCCCGGGGCACCGCCAAGGGCTGAAGGTCTTCGCTCAGCCCTCGAAGGTCCCCGCATCCGCGGGCCATTCATCGCAGCGTGCGGTCGAGGAAGCCGACGACACGGGTCTCCCACTGCTGCGTAGCCGGCGCGCCGATGTGCGGCGCACCCGCTACCAGCCCGCGGGATCACCACCGTCGCGGTCCACCCCAGCGTCGTCATGCCCCGCCTGTCGGATGAGATGCCCCCGTGGGTGCTGCGGTTCGGCCCGCTCGCCGCACGGCCACCGTCGCCGACGCCGCCAGCCCGACGGGAGCACCCGGCTGATCACGCGGGTACGGTCGCGCCCTCGTGGCGTCACCCCAGCACGATGGCCTCACTGCTGCTCTTCGGGGTGGCGGACTTGCCGCTGATGCCACGCGGCCATGCTCGTCCGCGAGTCCTGGCCCCCCGCGGGAGCGACCACCGTTTCGAAGGCCCTCGTCAGGCCGGTCCTCATCGCTCCCGGTCGCTCCACCGATCACGAGCTCTGGCCTCCGCGTGCGGGGTGCCACAGACCCTGATCGAGTCCAAGCGAGTCCAACGGGTGGTGTCACAGGCGCCGTGCGACCCAGTCATGCACGGCAGGCAGCAGCACGATCGCGGTCACCGCCGCGCTGCCCAGGACGTGCAGCCACAGGTTGATCTGCACGCCCAGGTCGCCGAACCCGACATCGAGCTGGCTCTGCCCGACGACGAACGGGACGACGGCGACCAGCCCGACGACGCCGGACACCAGCGCGGCCGTGTCCCACCACGAGTACTGCCTGTACACCGCCCATGCCGCGAGCGTGAAGCCGATCACCGCGGCAAAGCACAGGACGTTCGTCAGGGTCCACGCGGTCCCGGTCGGCGGCGGCGTCGTGCCGGCCATGGCAGGTGTCATCCACAAGAACGTCGTGCCGAACAGGAACAGGCCGAGCGCCACCACGTTAGTGAACGTCCACATCGCGCCTCCCCTCAGGTTGGGACGTCTGCCCGCGCGCGGGCAGCGTTGCTCACCGCCTGGCTGTGCTGGGGGTCTTCGGCGGCGAGGCGTTCGACGCCGGCCAGGTCGAAGGCGAACAGCAGCAGGCCGCCGGTGAGGAAGAACGCCACCGCACCGACGAGGAACACCGCGTCGGTCAACGCTGGTGCGGCCAGTGGCCAGCCTCCGGTGAGTGCGGGCAGCGCCAACACGGTGATGGTAGGCGGCCACACCCGCCAGGCGGCCGCGTGCCGCCGCCGCACCGCCTTTGGCAGCTGTCGGGCACGCACGGTCGTCTCGGCCAGCGCGGCGACCACCGCCACGCTCAACAGCACATACAGCACAGAGACGACGAGCGGGTCGAACGCGACCAGCGCGAGCGAGACCGCGAGCACCAGCGCGTACAGCAACAGCACCAGCTTGGTGGCCGCCCGCAGGAACGCGCCAGCCTCCACCTGCAGGCTGGTCAGCCGCCGGAACCCGGTCTCGATGTAGAAGAACATGCCGACCAGCAGCAGCCCGATCAGCGTGGCCGCGATCTGCGCGACCGTGAGCAGCAACCCCTCGGAGACCGATGCCACGGCCACCCTCCTTGTCACACGCCACAGACCCGACCGTGTGGCCGCCACATTCGCGACCCGCGAGCCGGTCGGCCAGGTCAGACGGCCTCAGCAGGCAGCGTCGACAGTCCCGACCGGTCCCGCACGCGGCGGGTCGTTCGGCAGGACGCGGTCACGTTGGTGACTGCGACCGCTCGAGGCGAGCCCTATCGCCGGGGTGCGCTTGGGGTGACGGGCGTGGTCGTTCCCGCGGCGGCGGTGACGTGGCCATGGTCGCCGTCGACGGTGACCACCTGTCCGTCGATGAGCGACGTGGTTGCTGTGCCTGTGCCCATGACCGCGGGGATGCCGTATTCGCGGGCGACGATGGCGGCGTGGGAGGTCGGTCCGCCGGTGTCGACGACGACCGCCGCCGCACGCTGGAACAGCGACGTCCACGACGGGTTCGTGTAGGGACAGACGAGGACGTCGCCGCTGCGCAGCGTCCCGAACTCCGCCGGCTGACGAATGACGCGCACGGGTCCGGTGGCCTGCCCGCCGCCCACGGCGACGCCGACCACGAGCGCATCGGTGTCACCCGGTGAGTCAGGGAACAGCACGGCCGGCGAGATCAACGGGGCGCCGGACAACTGTTCGCGTCTGGCGGCGCGGGCGCGCACCGCGCGACGGATGCGTGCCGCGTCGGCGTCGGGCGCCATCGCGGGGTCCGGAAGTCTTTCGAGTTCGTCGAGCCGCAGGTGGAACACGTCACCCTGGTCGGCCAGGATCGCGTCGCCGGCGAGTCTGCGGCCCATCTCCAGCAGTGCGCCGCGCACGATGGGCAGGACCCGGGTGGCGTGGAAGTGGGTGTCTTCGCGCAGGGCGATCCCTGTCCGGGCGGCGTGCACCATGCGGGTCAGGCGCGCCTGCGACCGGGTGAGGCGGACGACGGGATGGTGCAGGAGCTGCCGCATGGCCCGCGCGCCACGACCTGCATCCACGGGTCGGCGTGGCTGGTCGACGAGCGCCTTGACGGCGCCGAGCACCGTCGCCGGGTCGTCGCTCCAGGTGGGCGATGAGACCAGCAGCACGCTGCTGGTCTCGCGGTGTCCGTAGGCGTCGAGGAAGGCGTCCAGCGCGGTGCGGAACTCGTGGAGCTCGGGCGCGTCGGCGAGGTGGCACGCGAGGTCGTGCGCGTCGAGGTCGGCGAACAGCGCGCGCAGCGTGTCGTCCGGGCGGACGCGGCTTGCCAGGGCGGTCAATGCGCGGTTGGCGTCGGTGGTGCGGGTCGGCGCGCCGAGGATCAGCTCGGGGAACAGGCCGGTCCGGCCGAGCAGTGTCAGGATCAGGCGCAGCCGCAGCAGGGCAGCGACGGCGGTGGGCAGGTAGTCGACGCGCAGGTCGGTGGTGATGTGCAGGGCGTCCAACGCGCGGCGGGGCAGCCGGGACAGTTCGCCCCAGGACATGGTCGACAGGGCGCGTGCCGCGAGCGCGTGGACCTGCTGGTCGAACGCGGCGAACCGCGGATCCGCTTGCCAGGCGGCAGGGTCATGACGTCGGATCCGGCGGATGTTGCGGGCGGGGGCGGTCAGCACGCGGAGCGTGGGGTGGGGCGCCGGTGGCACGAAGCGGTCCACGACCCCGTCGTCCTCGGGCAACGTCTCGGCCAGATCGACGCGCAGCCCGGCCATCTCGTCCAGCATCCGCGACACCATCCGGCCCAGGCCAGGCTCGATCCACGCGCTCATGTCCAGTGGGTAGGGCCGGATGGGCAGCATCTCCAGGATCGGTGGGCCGGTGCGCCGCTGCACGCGGGTGAGGCGCACCGGAGGCGGAGGCAGCGCGGTCATCGGCCGCGTCTGCAACAGCCACACCCGCCCTCCGGTGCTGGCCCACTCGATGTCCTGCGGCTGACCGAAGCGGTCGGCAACGCTCACACCGAGGCCCGCGAGCTCGAGCAGGATCTCGCCCGGGAGTCGCCGCGCCTCGTCCATCTCCGTCGTGTCGTGCGTGACACCCCCGCCAGGGGCACCGCGAACGACCACCTCGCGACGCCCCTGGCTCCACTCGCGGACCTCACCGTGCCCATCCAGCACGTAGCGGTCCGGGGTGACCAGCCCCGAGACGACCGCCTCGCCCAGGCCGCTGCTGGCGTCGATGACGATCTCATCGCGCGCCCCCGTGACAGGGTTCGCCGTGAACATGACGCCCGCGCTGTCGGCCGGCACCATCACCTGCACCACGACCGCCATCCGCACGTGCTCGGCGCTGATGCCGCGTCGGCGACGGTACGCGATCGCGCGGTCGGTCCACAACGACGCCCAGCACCGCCGGACAGCGTCGAGAACCGCGTCTGCGCCGATAACGTTGAGGAACGTGTCGTGCTGACCCGCGAACGCGGCGCCAGGCAGATCCTCGGCGGTCGCGCTCGAACGAACGGCGACGGGCCCGCCACCGAGTGCCACGTACGCCTCGACGATCGCAGACGCCACCGGGCCGGGCATCGCCACGCTCGCGATGTCCGATCGGATCGCAGCCCACCCACTGCCGTCGACGCGTCCGCTGTCGTTGACGTGCGTCCTGATCCGGAACGCCGGGCCCGCCTGCTCGAGCACCGTGGCGTACGCGTCGGTCGTGACGACGAACCCATCCGGGACCCGCTGGCCCAGCCGGCGCAGCTCGCCGAGGTTCGCGCCCTTCCCACCAACCCGCGCGCGATCGTCGGCGCCGACCGTCCCGAGCCGCGCAACGAACACGTCCGCCTCTCCTCATGATAGATAGCTTCGCTACATATCAATGAAGAGTAGCATTCCTACCTATGTGGCGCTAGGGTTGCGCCATGGAGTCCGACACGCAGCTGCTCAAGGGCCACCTCGACGCGCTGCTCCTGGCCGCCGTGGCGGGTGAGCCACGGCACGGCTACGCGATCATGGAGGCGTTGCGGGAGGCCAGCGGCGGCCAGTTCGAGCTGCCAACCGGCACCATCTACCCCGCCCTGCACCGCCTGGAGGCAGCCGGCCTGATCAACGGTACGTGGTCCACGGTCGACGGTCGACGACGCCGCACCTACCAGCTGACCGCTCGCGGCGAACGGCGCCTCCAAGCCGACCGCAGCACCTGGCGGGAGTTCGCCGCGACCATCACGACCCTGCTCGAGCAGCCATGGCCGGCCACCAGCTGATCGAGGAGCACCTCGCGCAACTCGCCGGCCGCCTGCCGGGCGGCGCGGTCGACGAACTGGCCGACGGGCTCACCGAAACCTGGCACCACCACCTGGCTACCGGGCTGCCGCCCACGAGCGCCGCCCACGCCGCCACCGCCGAGTTCGGTACGCCCGACCAGATCATCGACGCCTTCGTCACACACGCACCCGCTCGTCGGATGGCGCTGCGACTGCTGGCCAGCGGGCCGGTGGTGGGCGCATGCTGGGCCGCCGGGCTGATCGCAGGTCGCGGCTGGACCTGGCCGCTACCGCACCCGCTACGAATCGTGTTCGGGGTGCTGCTGTGCGGTGTGATCGTGGCCCTGCTCGCCGCGACGACCAGCCGCCACAGCTACCGGCGCACCCGGCTGGGAGCGGCAGGCGGCGTGGTCCTGGTCACCCTCGACGCCGCCATGCTGGCCACCGTGTCGGTCATCACCCCGCCACTTGCATGGCCGCTGCTCGCCGCCATCCTGGCCAGCCTGACCCGCATCGCCTGGACGGCGCGGTCGCTGCCCGCGGCGCTGGGTCCGCGTCATGCCGCGAGCGCTGGCGCAGGCGGAACCAGGACCGGTGGCTGACCGATCACATCGGGAGTGTTGAGGTTGAGGGCGACCGTTGCGCTCGCACGGTGGACGGTCACCGTACCGCCCTCGATGAGTGTGAGTGCACCACGCCCAACGACCCTGAACCGTCGTCCACGACCGACGACGGCCGTACCCTCGTCGAGGCCGAGCACGCCGAGGTGGCCGAACCGGTGCGCGAGCGGAGCGGCCCAGCGTTCCGCTCGGAACCGGCTGAAGTGGGGGGCGGCGACCCAGCCGTCGAACGGGCCGAGTCCCGGGATGAGGTCGAGCGGATGCGGCGGATACAGCCGGAGGCGCCACGCGAACAGGCTCATGGCCCCGGCCGACGACCCCGACAGCGCCGCCCCGGACCGCCAGCGGTCGAGGATCAGATCCCAGACCGGTGAGGCGCCGAGCGTGGCCACCAACCGGTTGGGGACACCACCGGGCAGAACGATGACGTCCGCCCAGGCGACGGCGTCAAGGGCCTGGTGCGAACCGTGGGCGTCGGGCAGTGCGACGCGCACCGCGGCGCCCAGGCTCGTCCAGTAGGTGCGCGCGAGCGCCGCGACCATCCCGACCTGGCGAACCGACGCAGCGACCGGGACGATGGCCACGGTCGGCGCGGCCACGCCGACCTGCTCGAGCAGCAGGCGCTCGATCGCCTCCATCCCCCGGCGGTGCTCGTGTCCTCCCAGGAGCGCGATCGGTCCGGGGCGGGTGGTCGGCACATCGCGCCCGCGGTCATCGGCCCAGGTCGGGGCTGCGCTGAATGCGGTCGTGTCCATGGTGACGGTCCTTGGTCAGTGAGCGGCGGCAGCCGCCGCAGTGCTGCGCGTGCGGATCAACCCAGCGCGTGACCCGGTCGACGAGCCCGCCACCGTGTCAGCGGGCGACCGCCGAAGACGCTGGCCGCAGCCGGGATGCCGGCAGCGGTCGGTAGCCAGTACGACACAAGTCGGTACGCGAGGACGGCGATGACCGCGACCCCGTTGGGTACGCCGAAGGTGGACAGGGTCACGGCGACCGAGGCCTCGAGGACGCCGAGCCACCCAGGAGTGAGCTCGGGCAGCGCGCTGATCATGTTCGCGACGCCGTAGGCGACGAGCAGCACTCCGACCTCGACTTGCCAACCGAACGCGGCCAGCGCGAGCCACAGCGCGGTCGCGTCGGTGATCCAGACGACCATGCCCCAGCCGAACACGGCGAACAGGCCACCCCGGCGGACCCGCCGGGTCGCGGACCCGACCGAGGCGTCCACGACAGAGGCCGCAACCTGTGGGCCGAACCGGGCGGCGGCTCGGGCGATGACGTCCGCCAGACGCCTGCTGGACCGTGGACTTCGGGCGACAAGCGTCAGCGCGACACCGCCGCCGACGAAGATCGCCAGCGCGATCCCCGGCACGATCAGGTGGTGAGCAGGGAGGACGTCCGTGAACACCGAAGCCGCGATGCCCGCGACGGACAGCGCCGCCAGCCCTGTCATCGTGATCCACCATGACGCGAGCATGGACAGGATCGTCTCGACCGCGGGGTTGCCGAGCGCGATCAGCTCCCGCGCCGCAACCGCGCCACCTGCGGCGCCTCCGCCCGGAAGCACTCTGCTGAGCGTGAATGCCGCCATTGAGATCCGTACCGCCGTCAGTCGCCGGACACGGCCCCCGAACGCCATCAGGGCGCTGCGGTAGACCTGTGACATCGCGTAGACCCACAGCGTCTCGGCGACGACGGCCAGAGCGAACAGTGGCATCCGCTGGACCGTCAACAGCGACAGCGACGCGCGGATCTCCGGCCAGCCGTGTGACATGAAGCGGACGAGCATGGCGGCCGCGAGTGCGAGCAGCGACCACCGCAGCGCCCGTCCAGCGAGCGCGCGGTACCGCGGGATGGCGTCGTGCGCCGCCGGTTGGTCGGCGGCAACGGGCTGGCCATCGACGGGGCGGTCGGCGTCGAGTACGTGCCCCACTGGGGCGGTGTCCACGGTCATGGCGGGTGGCTCCTGCGGCGTGGTGTGCTGACGAGACGCTAGGTGCAGACCCGATTCGCGCCATCCACCGCCGTCATGAACTTCCCGTCGTCGCGCGTGGTGGGTTCGCAGGCCACCGTCTCGCCATTCGAGGGGACGCCGATCTCGGCTGCCGGTGGAGGCCACGGACTGACGAGAGTCGTACCGTTGCGGCATGCAGCACGGTCGATTGCGCGTCGCTCCACGGGTCGTGGACGCCCTCGTCATCACGGC
Above is a window of Euzebyales bacterium DNA encoding:
- a CDS encoding PEP/pyruvate-binding domain-containing protein; protein product: MFVARLGTVGADDRARVGGKGANLGELRRLGQRVPDGFVVTTDAYATVLEQAGPAFRIRTHVNDSGRVDGSGWAAIRSDIASVAMPGPVASAIVEAYVALGGGPVAVRSSATAEDLPGAAFAGQHDTFLNVIGADAVLDAVRRCWASLWTDRAIAYRRRRGISAEHVRMAVVVQVMVPADSAGVMFTANPVTGARDEIVIDASSGLGEAVVSGLVTPDRYVLDGHGEVREWSQGRREVVVRGAPGGGVTHDTTEMDEARRLPGEILLELAGLGVSVADRFGQPQDIEWASTGGRVWLLQTRPMTALPPPPVRLTRVQRRTGPPILEMLPIRPYPLDMSAWIEPGLGRMVSRMLDEMAGLRVDLAETLPEDDGVVDRFVPPAPHPTLRVLTAPARNIRRIRRHDPAAWQADPRFAAFDQQVHALAARALSTMSWGELSRLPRRALDALHITTDLRVDYLPTAVAALLRLRLILTLLGRTGLFPELILGAPTRTTDANRALTALASRVRPDDTLRALFADLDAHDLACHLADAPELHEFRTALDAFLDAYGHRETSSVLLVSSPTWSDDPATVLGAVKALVDQPRRPVDAGRGARAMRQLLHHPVVRLTRSQARLTRMVHAARTGIALREDTHFHATRVLPIVRGALLEMGRRLAGDAILADQGDVFHLRLDELERLPDPAMAPDADAARIRRAVRARAARREQLSGAPLISPAVLFPDSPGDTDALVVGVAVGGGQATGPVRVIRQPAEFGTLRSGDVLVCPYTNPSWTSLFQRAAAVVVDTGGPTSHAAIVAREYGIPAVMGTGTATTSLIDGQVVTVDGDHGHVTAAAGTTTPVTPSAPRR
- a CDS encoding helix-turn-helix transcriptional regulator produces the protein MESDTQLLKGHLDALLLAAVAGEPRHGYAIMEALREASGGQFELPTGTIYPALHRLEAAGLINGTWSTVDGRRRRTYQLTARGERRLQADRSTWREFAATITTLLEQPWPATS
- a CDS encoding Type 1 glutamine amidotransferase-like domain-containing protein encodes the protein MDTTAFSAAPTWADDRGRDVPTTRPGPIALLGGHEHRRGMEAIERLLLEQVGVAAPTVAIVPVAASVRQVGMVAALARTYWTSLGAAVRVALPDAHGSHQALDAVAWADVIVLPGGVPNRLVATLGASPVWDLILDRWRSGAALSGSSAGAMSLFAWRLRLYPPHPLDLIPGLGPFDGWVAAPHFSRFRAERWAAPLAHRFGHLGVLGLDEGTAVVGRGRRFRVVGRGALTLIEGGTVTVHRASATVALNLNTPDVIGQPPVLVPPAPALAA
- a CDS encoding YbhN family protein; amino-acid sequence: MTVDTAPVGHVLDADRPVDGQPVAADQPAAHDAIPRYRALAGRALRWSLLALAAAMLVRFMSHGWPEIRASLSLLTVQRMPLFALAVVAETLWVYAMSQVYRSALMAFGGRVRRLTAVRISMAAFTLSRVLPGGGAAGGAVAARELIALGNPAVETILSMLASWWITMTGLAALSVAGIAASVFTDVLPAHHLIVPGIALAIFVGGGVALTLVARSPRSSRRLADVIARAAARFGPQVAASVVDASVGSATRRVRRGGLFAVFGWGMVVWITDATALWLALAAFGWQVEVGVLLVAYGVANMISALPELTPGWLGVLEASVAVTLSTFGVPNGVAVIAVLAYRLVSYWLPTAAGIPAAASVFGGRPLTRWRARRPGHALG